The genomic region ACCTCAGCCCCATTAGTTGAAATGCAAGTGATGGCCTGGCCTAGATCGGAGTAGCTATAGGCGCACTCGttcaataataatattttacctTCACAGCCCTGGTGCACCATCCTCACAGACCCGTCTTTCTGTATCCTAACATCCCCAGGTCCAGATATCTTCCTCGGAGCCGCCGCTGATGATGCTCCGGCGGCGGAGGCGGAGGAGCTTCTCCTGCTCCGGTGTCTCTTCGCCAGCGTCATGCAGCACTGGTAACACACCGCCCAAGCCTGCTCCTCATTAATGGGCTGGCTGTAAAGCCTCAGTATCTCCTCCAAAGAGAGacactctcctcctgcttcctCCGTTGAATTCATCGTGTTGTGATGCCGCTGCTCATCCCGGCGAGTCGCTGCAGCAGCATCCGTCAGCCCTCCGTGGTCCCCGCATCGCTGCTCGGCCATCCTTTCATTATCTCAGCGCAGGAGGCCCGATGGTGAGAACAGATCCAGGCCGATGTGTGAGAGGGAACTTGGAGGCATTGATGCTCCCCTTCTGCTCCCcagagcagcaggagcagcagcacacCGGTGGTTGTTTCCCCGCCCGCCCGACGACTAGTTCAGTTCTCGGTACCAGCGGCCATAAGACGGTGTGTGGGGGTTTGTGTGATTATAGCCCTTCACTGTGTGTTCAGCAAGCCGGGCTCACTCTTTTGTCacatgatctctctctctctctctctctctctctctcacacacacacacacacacgcctgctTCTATTTTCGGGCTTTTGAGAGATGGAGGCTAGCGATAGTTAATTCAGATATCCACATATGTTCCACTGGAGTCAGCGCTGGATTAGCAACCAGTCAAAGCAGGTAATTCACCTAGACCCCAGAACCCCAGGGGCCCAAAGTCCTCAgattgttttcagttgtttcaaCTTGTTCGATTAATCACACATTTTGTAGGAGGTGGACATTGTGCTCACTTGGTGCATATTCCTAAATAAATGagtgtttaattaaattatcactctctctctctcacacacacacacacacacacacacacacacacacacacactgattgaCAGGCAGAACTTGTATGTAATATTCCAGTAAAGTAGGCCAaagtttttgtttataaaatcaTTGTACAGGTGTTTTTAATTCATTGGCCTATACAAATCTTCTTTGTCCATTTTTGTAATTAGTCATTAGTAGCTGGTACTCTTTGTTAATGTGTTGTTTGTATAGCCTATGTATTCTGATATTCTTTTGTAAatgttcaaatatttaaatacaccCACACAGGTGCCCACAAATGGGCTTGAGTGACATCTTTCTCATTGTCTAGTTGTTAAAGCAGGACAAGTTACAGTTTTATCACTCTTGAGATTGGTGACATAATTCTGATCTGATCAAGTTAACTGAAAACCCTTGTGCATGAATGCAGAGCCTTTTACAAAATTCTTCAAGGCATTCATATTAATTCTGCATTGCTAGTTTGGACTTATTTTTGCCACATGATATTTCTCTCTTTATCTATTTACAatttttttgtagtttctttggtagttgtttccttcttggACACTTCATTCATGCGgtacattgtattttattattttgccaGTAACTATATATATTCAACAGTTAAAAGTTACTTTTTAGATTCAGATTTTATGCACAAAACATGTGAtcagtttgtaaaatatgaagcACTGTTGGAGATTAAACTTCCCAACAGAATCCAACgtaggttaaaatcaagggaaaCTGGATCAAGAGACGTCTTCAGTTCTGAAAGACTGGAAGGGAATCCCAGCTCTTTAACCTCTGAGGGGTTGTTGTCAAGATGATCGATACTgcttggttcgttagtgctcctgttGTGAAGACATTATGGTCGTTGCCAAGTCTGAGCAAAGTTGGTGCGTACaataatacatacattataCTTACATTGTTGTGTAATATGCCAGTCCTAGTCAGTcagagaactgaagaagcctcacGGATGAGAGGTGAAAGGTCATCAAGTATCTtccaccaagtccagttgcccttgattttgaCCTACCTTGGATAGTGTTGAGAATTTTAATTTCCAACAATGGTTCATACTTtaccctgcgatggattggcgacctgtccgggGTGAACCCGCCTGTCGCCCGATGTaggctgggattggctccagccccttgcgaccctgtacgcaggataagcccttgacgatggatggatggttcaTACTTTACAAACTGATCACATTTCAGTTGTAAAATCTGAGTAAGTAACTTTGTTAAATACATTGCTGGCAAAATGGTAAAATACTATGCAACACATACATTAAGGAATATATATATGCTATCTGCTGGTCCCCTTCTGCTTATATTTGTTTGGTTCCCTCTGCTGGCTGTTGGTATTTCCAGCTGTCCTCCATGTTGGAGCTTTAGTGTTTTCTCGCAGCTATGTTTCCAAACGGTTTCTGCTTAAAAGGCATTTTCCTTGAAATTGCCTGTGGTTCTGCATATGACCATGAGTAATCACAAGGCTTCACAGGGGATCTCTCTCTTTCCTGCCCAGAGACCCTTCCTATGCCTCTTTCTCATTTCGCTCACATGCAAGTCACTGTATAACGCCCACACCATTTTCATAAAGTATACTGAATTATGTTCAACTTAAATTAAATGCAAGAAGAAATGATATAAATACAGTGGTTATCTATTAATTTAttcacaaattcacacacatttcatttggtttgttcacaatcatatttatttaatccacGGCTTACACAGTACTCAGAGATATAGATCTCTTCTGACAGCAAATATACACAACATGAGACAACAGCACACACTCATTGAACATCTTTGTTACACAATGCAATGGGGACCCCACAATCTCCAAAACACATACCTGATTTGATTGCCATTGGTACAGTGATAACATTGCCCATTTGTTAAAACAAATATCTGGACACCAACACAGAAGATGTAGCTATCAATACACACCACGCACATGTGGAatgatacagtacatatacaacTCTCCAGATTGATTTCTTTATCCATTTCACATCAAAAAAGCTAATTATCTTTGCAGCTTGAGAAGAAAAATATagtgtaaacaaaaacaatatttaaaagtctTCTTTGTCCCTTGCTTGTAAAAGTGGTAGAAGCTTGCTGATGAGCCTTTTCACCACAAGGAATGAACATGCAGCGTTGTCATTCAAGCAGCTGAAggggagaggcaggagaggagggggaggtttGTGCCATGGGAAACCTAACTTAATCAACACTCAACATAAAGACAAAGTGTTAAACTTTAAAGTCAAACAGGTTGCAGTCGACCTTGTAGTAGACATAGGGATAATACTCCTGCTGGCTCAGGTTTAGGCCTGGGATGTCCATCGcagactgaaaaaaagagacagtACAGGCCATTAGTGAGCTTAAGCAGCAGTTGCCAACATTAAGAAAAGAGCACCACTTACATGACCGCTGAGAAAAACTAACCAGCATTTAGCATTTAAATCCCAGGTTTCCCAGCATTACCTTCAACTTCTTtgaaatttaaacaaaacaaaaaaaaaaaaagattttgtttttaactccTTTTTCATGATTAGTTTCTTATCATTTACACAACACAACTTTACATAACATTGTTAAAAGGCTGAGATATCATTCAATACAGATTTATACCtcattgaaaaaacaaattatttggATATGTGACAAGTTCACACCGTAGGCTGTATTTAAAGAGGTAGCAGTTGCAGTCAGTAGCTGTATTTGCTGTCTCTCTTTGCAGTAACCAGCTATGGCCATGAGAAGGCGCACGTTACACAAAGTGATGGAGGAGAAGCAGAGATTGCAGCAGTTGAGACTCCAACGGTATGTCCCAAATCCATAGTACTGTCCATACTGATTACATACAGAATGTACTACATACTAATCGTCAAGAGTATGCTGTTTTTGCAGTTAgtataaaaacaaaaggaaaggtAAATGTGCAGTGTCAACCAAACTGTGACTGTTGGGATGTCACTGGCAATTAAacttcacagaaaaaaaacagaacagatttctttccacagctgtaagcaGCTGCATCATGGGAGAATAGTGCCCATCGACTGCACACTCAAAAATGCAGTGTAAATACACTACAATGTCGAAACCTGCTTAGAATTAATGTGTGGTATGGATTTAGGACACGCAGCATGCTCTGTTGTTGAAATTAGTAGTTAATGTCTTCTCCTGCAATAGACTAACTTGTACCCTTTACATCTAAAATACTGTAACTGAATTATATGTAATGTTGCAAATGCCAAAACACATATTAATGCAATTTAGCAAAAGTAAACTTTTCTAAAAGACATACTTTGTTATATGATTCTTTTAAGTCATGGAGGGATTGTAATTTGTTATAATATGTTGTAATAAGTGTAATGTGATGTATTGCATTTCTCATTTTAGTTATGATTTAAATGCATACTGAGATAATATTTCATATCATAACTTCTGCCATGATAATCATATTAGAAAGTATTATAGTTGCACATCTTGAAGCAAGATAGACATGTGCACTGTTTTTCTTGATGCTATGAACTTTTAGTTAGTATAGTAGTAAGAACTATCACACAGTACTACCAAAGTACTCACATCAATGATAGCCGCTGCACTACTGTCCAGATGTTTGTACAGGTCATTGAGCACCTCCCGCAGCTTCTTCATGGTCTTCTTGTTTGGCTGCAGGAGCATGGCTTGAAAGTTCACCGGCAGCCCATATCTGGAGGAACACAGTAGATAAATTAAGCTAGattgaatttaattaaatattccTTGTCCATGTAAACCTGTTTGGAAATAAACTTGATTCTGATATTATGTATTTCTAATGACCGTACCTTAAAACAGATTCCACAAAGACCCTTAATGCTTTGATGTGGATCCATGCAATAAAGGCTTCACTGAAGTTCACTTTCAACCATCGGACAAGAGGGCCCTGTAGAGAAGTTAGATTAGGGTCAGAGCTATTTGTGACAGTTTTACTAATCTCAGCCAAGCAGGAGAAGAATTGCAAAAAAAAGCAGGATTTGTAACAGAGATAAAATCAAATTTGGCAGACAggtcttaaaaaaagaaagagctacatttctctttctgtctgaaaTTTGAATAATTTGTGTAGGAAATAATGGGCTTGCCAAAACACATGAGTGGTTCCTTGAAAAGATCAGAAGGAGTTCTTAAACTACCCAGCGTGGAATTGTATCAGTGAGCAAGTTTTAGAAGTCTTGCAAACAAATCTCCATGAGAATGGTACTCAATAACTAGGACAGCAAAGGACGACAACCTCACAACACATGAAACAGACAATAGATGGGCAAACTAGGGAAACTCACCAAACCAGACCAGAccctagcctcagccctgaccagatctcTAAACTACTGGACCTCTatctaaacaccacctatttccagttcaacagaggattctacagacagaagcatggatGTGCCATGGGTATCCTCCGGTATCCTCCAATGTGGCCAagaagccttcacagaacacatcaactctgtgacGAGAAGATGTTAACAACAGATTGGCCTTTTTGGACTGGAGAATACAGAaaacccccacacacagaccaattCCTACTTTTTGATTctcaccacccactggagcacaagctaggggtcatcagAACCCTGTACCACCGAGCTAAGAACATACCAACCAGTGCCCAAGCCCAAGGAGAGGAACAGAACTTCCTGAAGGGGGCTAAATGGTCGGCATACACTAAAAACTAAACAACctctacacaaacgcatggctcaacacagaagggccaactcctcaggtcaagactctgcagttaacttacatctgaaggataaaggacactTTTTTGAGGACAACCAGATGCACATTTTTGACAGAGAGGgtagatggtttgaaagaggtgccAAGGGAgtcatctacacccgggttgagaaacCGTCGCTCAACAGGGGAGGAGGTCAGCGACACCACTTATAATGCCGTCCTTTCATCACTTaccaggaaactaaacaaacttTCAGTTTTGGCCTCAGATGAGGATGCCAATGATCGTCAATCGGACTCGGCCCCGGGTGGCTCCAACGACCATAACAACTGTCGTTACAAAAtccaggagcactaatgaaccaaTGGTATCGATCATCTTGTCAGCGACCCCACAGAGATTAAATAGCGGAGTTTCCCtatcagtcagtcagaactgaagtcGTCTCTGgcatgagggacgaaacgtatCTATAAGTATCTataaccaagtccagctgcccttgattttaaacTTCCTTGGATACTCAATAACtaccataacattatgaccacctgctggtcatACCCTTTTGCccccaaaacagccctgacccgtCAACATGGACTCCTCTGTGtattcagtgtgtgttctgGCATCTTTCATCAGATCCAGCATCAACTTTATCAGcaatttgacctacagtagctcgtctgttggatcTGACCACTCAGGGCAGCCTTGGCTACCCATGACCCTGTCGCAGGTTCACAgattttccttccttggaccactttttaTAGGTAGTGACCACTGCAGGCCGTTtgggagatgctctgacccagtcgtctAGCCATCTCTTGTCAAAGCAATTCAAATCCTTACatttgcccatttttcctgtttCTTCTAATACATCTATTTTAAGGAGAAAATGTTCCCTTGCTGTctaatatatcccacccactgatAGGTGCCATGATAATAAggtaatcagtgttattcacttcccCTGTTAATGGTCTTAATGTAATGGCTGATCGGTATAACCaacttgaaaaacattttgagttTTTTCCTGTTCCATCACTTACAAACTGCTTCTTCTTATCTGTGGAGAGCCGTGTCATCTCCTCTTTGTCGGCCTTCATCTCCTCTTCATTATACTGGAAGTCTCTCACTGTGAACCTAGAAATAAGATATAGTGGGCAGAAATCAGCTTCTTTTGATAgcaatatttctgttttgtatAGATAAAGATACTGCTGTGTGAAAACCTGTGACCACAGGAGCGCTGTCTAGTTAATATATTTAGTTACAGCTATTTATAACTACCTTGCAGTCTGGTTTCTTTTGAAATAAGCTCATTTTCCCTTGTACACACTTTTCACACCTCTTGTCTGTGAGTCATACAGTCCTGTGCAATGATCTTGTGTGCTCAATATAACCACTCTTACTTGTTCTCTCTAGCTTTGTGTTTGAAGTCATCAATGGCTTTCATAAACAGAGTGACACTGAACAGTCCACTGTCATTGTCTTCAAATAGCAGACTGGAAGAAAAGACAATATACGTGTTATACTGCTGTAACGATATTGACAAAGTTTAGTGGGCATTTAAATATTGAAgataagaaattaaaaaaatacagatcaTGTGAAACAAATCACCCACTAAAAATGCAGATACTAGTTATCTGTGATAAAACATGTGTCATCTAACATTTTATGTGACATGATCGCTTACTTTGAGGATCGCGGCACCACCATCTCAGCCAGCGTTTCATATGTTTTCTGCCAGTCATTGTATGCCGTCCTGAAAGAACAACGGACAAGGCAATACTAATATAGCATCTCATCAATCTTTCTCCTGAGTTACACTGCCACATGTTTCTTATTCAATCATTTGCATACAAACATGCTTGCAATGCTCAATACAGAGTAGCAATACTAACTTTGGTACCACTACCAACAGAGTGATGAGGTATTCTGAATCGAGTACAAAGTCGTCCTTCTTGACAATGTCAGCCAGGCTCCTGGTCAGCAGGCTCCCCCTGGAGGCACACAACCGTTTAACAATAACACTGACATGACATAGAGAAGGTGACCAGTGTTGATGTTGCAGTAACTTTTCAGACCATGCTGACGTGGTTATGTAAACATAGTCAGTGATCCTTGAAGCTTGACTGATGAATAAGCACAGAccaaagtgaaacaaaacactgaGGCTCATGACACGCTGCAACCCCTCCGAAATTACCTGAAAACCTCTTTTTAAATCCGctaaactaataaaataaacttcCAGGAGACGGATAAGATCCAGCCAAGCAGGTCTGTTTGATAAATTCTAGTGGGACAGTCTAGTTGCAGGGGaaatggttttttttgttttgttttttaaagctgcCTGGTATAACCAAAGAAGAGAAGTTAAAATAAGTTCACATATTTTGCTAAAAGGCACTTGGAAGATAGTTGAAAAGGCTGTAGAAGATACATTTTGTAACCTAAATGTAGTATTGTAGTGTAATGTAGTGGAGATTATTTACGCATTCTTCCTTTCCAAGTTCTGCAGGTTTCCCTTCAGGTTGTTGTAAGCTGATGCTCTGGCCTTTAAGTCATTGTCAATCTGGGTTACTTGCtgtaaaagataaaagaaaaacactgttgaAATGATTTAGgaatgacaaataaaacagtaagagtAACATGctctttaaaacacacaaagcccCTTAGAGTAGCATATGTGCACAAAGCACATAGGTGCTAGGCGGGCCCAGTGGAAAATTTAAATCTCACACAAATAGTTAACTCTCCCCATCaggctataaaaataaacaatactgacaatttaaataaatatctgtacaaatACTGCCAGACATGCAGGctgcaattctttattttaCAATCTAATTGAGAGGCCTACCTTTGAGATGATTTCAGAGATGTTTTTAAGTGATTGTTTAATGGGATATTTTGCCATATCCCACTGAAATCTTGTGATGTAGGTGACAAGAtcaactgaaaaaaagacaacacaagACCTGTCAGGCTATTAACTGCTTA from Micropterus dolomieu isolate WLL.071019.BEF.003 ecotype Adirondacks linkage group LG03, ASM2129224v1, whole genome shotgun sequence harbors:
- the LOC123968332 gene encoding V-type proton ATPase subunit C 1-A-like, with product MTEFWLISAPGEKTCQQTWDKMMAATTRTNNLSVNHKFNIPDLKVGTLDVLVGLSDELAKLDSFVESVVKKVAQYMADVLEDSRDKVQENLLANGVDLVTYITRFQWDMAKYPIKQSLKNISEIISKQVTQIDNDLKARASAYNNLKGNLQNLERKNAGSLLTRSLADIVKKDDFVLDSEYLITLLVVVPKTAYNDWQKTYETLAEMVVPRSSNLLFEDNDSGLFSVTLFMKAIDDFKHKARENKFTVRDFQYNEEEMKADKEEMTRLSTDKKKQFGPLVRWLKVNFSEAFIAWIHIKALRVFVESVLRYGLPVNFQAMLLQPNKKTMKKLREVLNDLYKHLDSSAAAIIDSAMDIPGLNLSQQEYYPYVYYKVDCNLFDFKV